From Paenibacillus sp. FSL H8-0537:
AACAAAATTCCAAGTCGATGGCGATTCGCTCGTGCCTCCGTTTGCGGCGATTCCGGGCATTGGAGAAAATGCAGCACGCAATATAGCGGCTTCCCGCAACGATGGCGAGTACTTGTCGATTGAGGATTTCCAGCAAAGGTCGAAGGCAAGTAAAACGATTGTTGAGGTGCTAAACGGGATGGGCTGCTTCCGCGGATTGCCGGAATCAAACCAGCTGTCGCTGTTCTAAAACGTGGTATATCGGCATTTGTACAGCATTTCAACTTGAAAAGTTTTCTTGTCACTACTTATGCGGTTATGTTATAATTTTCGTGGCAATGATGTTGATAAGCGTTTGATGCAGAAGAGTGGGGAAACCCACTCTTTACGTTTTGTTTTCGGGTCTTTAAGGGTCTGAAAGGCCAAATCAATCGTTTGGACCGAACGGGAGGTAGCAGCAATTTGAGCATTTCCAAAATCAAAACCGACGTGGAAGAAATGGTTACACCGTTTCTAAGCGAAAATGGATTTGAACTTGTTGATATTGAGTACGTCAAGGAAGGAAGCAACTTCTTCCTCCGGGTTTCAGTAGACAAGGAAGGCGGCATTGATATTGACGAATGCGGCCGTATTAGCGAATTTTTGAGTGAACAGCTGGACAAGAACGATCCGGTAACGGATGCTTATTTTCTAGAAGTGTCGTCGCCTGGCGCCGAAAGGCCGCTTAAGAAAGCCGAAGATGTGCGCAAAGCCGTCGGCAAGCACGTATACATCACAACCTATGAGCCGATTAACGCATCCAAGGAATTTGAAGGCGACCTTATTTCGTTCGATGGAGAAGAGCTTGTGGTCAAAGTCGGCAAGA
This genomic window contains:
- the rimP gene encoding ribosome maturation factor RimP: MSISKIKTDVEEMVTPFLSENGFELVDIEYVKEGSNFFLRVSVDKEGGIDIDECGRISEFLSEQLDKNDPVTDAYFLEVSSPGAERPLKKAEDVRKAVGKHVYITTYEPINASKEFEGDLISFDGEELVVKVGKKEHAIPYAKVAGARLAIVF